The sequence below is a genomic window from Globicephala melas chromosome 14, mGloMel1.2, whole genome shotgun sequence.
GCTGTGCTTTgcatttatcatttcctttgctttacaacAACCTTATTGGTACTatcctcgttttacagatgaggaaactgaggctccaaaggTTGAGCCAGTTTTTCAAGGATGGCTATTAAGTGGTGTGTAGGGATTCAAGTCCCCCCAGGTCTTCTGCCCCCAGTGTACTGTATCCTCTGTATTAAAGACGGGTTTtgccattttatacatgaaggaACTGAGAGGAGAAAAGTTTAAAACAACACGCCCATGGTTGCATGGCTATCAAGTGATGGAGCAAGCGTGTGAACCCCTGTCTTTCTGATTTCAAGGCCCATGTGCAAAACCATTATGctacacattaaaaaatgatttctattctattcttattttttaaactttaatatgaTTGAGCTATCTGTCACCCATAGGCATTTTCTCTTTCAGCTCTGGTAAAGATATAGATTAGAAATCCTCCTCTAAAAGTTTAAAATGTCTCTACAGGGAAGGAAGTCCTAAAACTGTTCTAGCTTgaacagaaaatatttccatCTGTCACATCTGTGGATACCACATGGGGTTTTAATATAATGCTTTTGTTTGGTTCTGAAGGCATAGATTAATTTTCACCTCCTTTTGGCAGATAGCTTCACTGTCTGACAACTTTTTAAACCTCGAGAttagaataaaaattcaaagtatACGTAAGAcaatatcaaatatatttaaaataataggcACACTTCAGCtgagaagatgaagaaaaactgTAGGGCGAGGACTCTCGTGGAACAGTGAGGAACGAGAATGACCTAGAATCTGCATGGCAAACTCCTACTGATGCACCAGGTCTCCATGACTTGCTGCTGTTTCTTGGAAGCTTCCCTTGATTCCTCCAGATGGTGTGGAAGAGCATTCTCTAGTATAGCTCCATCAGAGCAATTCATTCATTCTACTTTAAACGTGTACTTTGCTTTCCCACTGGACCCCATACTCCTTGAAATCAAGGATCGGGTGTCGTTATCTTTGTGTCCCTAGTTACTAGCATATTTCAGTCATAGTCAAGCCTTCATCAAGGCAGTTCACAGTCAACAAATAAACTTGCTGAGCACTTAACTACATTCCAGGCACTGAGCGAGGCATTGGAAGATagcatgaaaaataatacaaagaggaATATCTAACCAAGAATGAACACTGGCCTGGGAGTCTGAAAACTTAAATTCCAATCCTATTCTTTCTGCTGATTCATTGTTAGATCTTAGACAACATTCCTGTTTTTAGCTGGCTAAAAGGAATGTCTGGATTCAAAGTCTTCTAAAGCTTTCAACTCTGCAAGTCTATTTACTTACCATTACCTTAGATATGAGCACGTGAATGCATTTAGAATCACATCTGGTGTATAACAGGCTCACGTGTGGTGAGAATAGTAGGTCAGTGTGGTCAGAAGAAGACTTAAGTGTACAGAAATAAACTTCCATGGGGCTGTGAATATTCAAAACTTGTATGGATTAGGGCTGTGAAAAGCGAATTCCAGAATGTGCTTAAACTTGTAAAAAGGGTAAAGGACAACAACAATAAGACTTTTAGAAGTATAATCAGAGCAAGAATAGGAGAGGATAAACCTGACAGTTAGATGTGATGGTGTAGTGTTGATATGTGATACACAGGCAGAAATCCTCCTAGTCAAGGAGAAAGAGCTTTCAGCTGAAAGGTGTACAATAAACATGGTCCAGAGGAGAGATGAGCCCCAAGGTAGACGAGTAGATGTTAAGCGTGCTTGAAAGAATGCAAGAGTCTGCGTCTGTAGTGAGAAAGGTAGCAAATGAAATTGAATTCCTACTGATGATTTCTGAGCTCTACGACGAGTGGGTACGATGGCAAAGGCCTGGAGATAGCCCAACAGGATCCTGGTTTGCACAGTGAAGAAGCAGGTGTGTTGTGTGAAATTTAAGCTGCTGATCTTTATAGCTGTTGCTAGAAAAATTGTAGCTGATTTATGAACACTGAGGATGAAAAATAGGACGATTGATATGTAGCTAAAAGTTAACCcgaactaatttttttttgttttgtattgttaaCAGAAGAATATCTGTCTTCTAGCTTGGCGTTTGACAAAATCGTGATATCTCTTTGGAGAATACGGAGACACTGAGTGTAGCTGACTCTCTCGTTAGGCTAGTTGAATGACCCCCTCAAAAAAATAGCTGCTAATCATTATATTCTTTAGGCCAGGACACATATTTTGAGCCCTATATCTACTACAATACCAGATATCAGTTTTTACTGATTACGTGaatgaatatttacataaattaacaATGTCCACCTAGGAGGCGGTCTCTAGGGGAATACCACAGGGCTTTCTTCAAGTTTCAGAAGTTTGGGTGAAGCCTTGGATCCAGAGAGACTGATAAACAAAAGCTCTGTGCCCAAGTTAACAAAATGAAGTTCAGTGTAGAAAAATTCTTCACTTGGATTTTTGAGGAAATAAGGCCCGGTCCTACCCTACCCAGGATGGTAGAGTAAGGAGGGGAGTCGGGGTGGAGAGTGGTCTGTTCTGAGTCTGCACCTTCCTATGCTGAAGGTGATCTAGACAGATGTGAGCGGCCAGTGCTCACCCAAGGACGGGTCTTCACCCTCATCTACTCCCCATGAAATGGAAGTGGAAGTCAGTTGGTTCATAGTCACAGTTCTAAAGGCACAAAGCATTCTTTAGGGTCTGGTGTTCTGGCAGAAACAGGAATCAAAATAAGAAAACGGACAGGGAAAGAAGACCTCAAGCAAAAGCAAATTCAGAGCAAATTGAGAGGCCCGTCCCCGTCTCAAATTCTGTAAGAGCATACGCTCTGGAGCCAcctctgagctgtgtgaccttaggcaagtcacctaaactctctgagcctcagttttctcatctgcaaaatagagaTCATAATGATCATAATGATTGTGTCCACCTCCAGAATTGCTGTGAGAATAAATATGTTCTTATACCTAAAACACTTCGAGTGGTGCCTATGAGCACtgtgtgttagctattattacgattattgttattattaaaactTAGAAGGATGCTATGATTTGTTACAATAAGAAAACTGTAGTGAACGGGGTCCCTATACTCCAATCCCTTCACCaccagcaaaaaaagaaaagtcataaaAGTGTAGGATGGAAGAGATGTGGCTTTGCAGCATAAATAAAGAAGTAGACTTAGCTGTTTTTGCATGTACTGAACACATTGGACCAAGCTGACATTGCACTTTGAAGATGCTGAGGCCTGTGCATTCACTGCCTCTAGGTTTTATAGTTTCACTAAGTTTCTTATTGCAAAGCTGCCTTTAGCATCCTCATGCTATTTCCCAATATCAGTCCCTCATTACGGCTTTCATCTACAAGTTGAGATTCATTTTCCTAAGATGGCAACAACTGTGTTTTGCATCTTCCTCCAACTCCACTGAGTGTGAGTGTAGCATTCAAGCATTCGGGAATGACTCTTACTCCCTCCCAAGACctggccctccccctccctctctagCCTTGCCTGGTTCCCTCCCTCAGTGCCGCGCTGGGTGCCAAAGGCTGGGCAGAGCTCTGTTCcccagcctttctttttcttgaccttACCCGAAGTACCATTCACGTGATGTTTTTACCGTGATAAATGTTAGAATGCTCTCGCCTGCATGAGGCCTGCTGTCAAGGTCCTTCCTGATTGAAACTTGTATTCTAGGGGTTACCACCTTATGTTTTACGTAGGTGTATGAGCCCCTTCATTAGCTTGCAAGCTCTTTGAAGCAGGGACTGAGTTTGCACACTTTTGCTTTGCCAACTCAGGGTCAGCTTGGGGTCCTGAATCCCAAGAGAGGCTCACGTAGTGTTGAATTGCCTTGATTGGAATTGAGGGAGGACAGACACCCACCCTGAGCTTGCCGATCCTTGGGCGTGTTGGTGCCCCTGTCCGGCTGGCCAGGGCAGACTGGCTGAAGAAGCTGTGTGAGCCTCTGTCTCCCCCTCAGTCTCATCTCGATTTATCAACTCCTCCAGGAATCTTTCCTCCCTTCACTCACACTCTTAAACGGCCCTTgctttttcttcctgtctcttctGACTGGCTTTGCTTGCTTACAGAAGAGCGCAGTCACTCACTGCACTTTTCCACCTTCTCTCCTCATCTGTATttctcaaactattttttttctcttccatccccTTTTCCTCTATCAGCTTCAGGAATAGAAAATGGCATCACTAGCAGAAAATGTTTTCCCAAGTTGGGGAGGACTGGGAATGTGTATGGAATGGGAATTCACCGAGGCTGCTTTTAAACCAGATGCGAGTCTTTTGCCCTTGTTTTCATTCTATTCAGAAAGAGTTTAGACAAATTCTTATCCTGCCATTATGGAAATAATTGAGTTAGATGGCTCCTATGTAATCTAAGCATTTTTTTCAAGAGCTCGAAACTGTTTTTGGTTCAAGAAAACGTAGGTTGACACTAAGCTTTGTTTTAGCCAAGGTTTGGCAAAGGTTCTAAGCTACAGTATGTATACTTTGATAAATTTCACAGACTAGAGCTATGGGTTATAATATGGTTTGTTCTTCCAATATTCAACTAACTTTAATCTAACTTACAATTCCAACGAAGGCAGGATTTACTCACCAGCCAGTTCAGCTAGCTAAAACTATAGATACCATCCACGACCCTGTTATTTAAGGACAATTCAAAAATCATAAATAGAAATTCAAAGGGAGAGCTTGATTTTGCAAGACAGAATTCAATGCTATGAAGCAACCCTCTCAGAACTTTGCCAGAGACCTTGTGGGTCTTAAAATATTCTCTGTTTTCTACCAGCCAGATCTGGCCGCTTGAGAGCTATTCATCACAAATGATGACAACCATTTTACCAAGTCACAAAATGTTGCTGTTTATTTTGGTATTAAATTTGTTCAAATTTTTAACTAGGAAAGTTAGTATAGTAATATTATGATTATATAGCAAATCTCAGGAAAAGTATTACTCCCTTACTGAGCATTTTAGCAAATATCTCTTGACACTAGCTATGTGTAAggtattatattaaatatttctgaTAATAATAATGTGGATTGAACTGGATGTTTGACCACAAGAAGTGGAAAAACTAAGACATTATAATATGGTGAGTGCCATAGAACACTTGCTAAAGTGTTCCGAGGAATGAACTCGTGTAGGAGTTTGCTTAGTGAGTCAGAGAAGGCTTTACAAAGGAAGTGGAATATCAGCTTCAGTGATTAGCCAGATGATAATATGTGAAATATGTGAAAAGGGGGATCTAGACAGATGAAACATTATTAACGGAGTCTCAAAAATGGTATCGTATGGAGTACAGGCAATATGGTTGCGTTTTAGTTTTTGTAAATGAAAGAGAGCAGCTGGAGATGAAGCTAAAGGCAGTAGTTGAATTCATGGGTCTGAAATCCCAGATTAAAACTTTGGTAGGTAGTGGAgaatattttatccattcttccactcTTTAAACAACTTTGGAACTGTATTTTAGGATAATTAATCTGCCCTCAGCGTGTGAGCTTGATTGTGGAGGAAGAGAAATGGAGTTTGGAAGACCAGTTGGGAAGTTATTATAATGGTCTAGTAAGAGTTCATAAGACCTGCACTAGGCTGGGAAGAGCAGGATTGGAATGAAGGGGTAGAACTGAGAGACATTCTATAGTGAACATTTCTAGGAGTTAGAACCTGATTGGAAgatgagaggaagaaggaagggaggagttAAAGGTACCTATGGAGAGTCAAGCCTGAGAACTGAGAGCATTGAAAAAGTCAGACAAGTCAAGTAGTATGGGTGGAAGGTGAGTCCAGCTCTGTGTGCTGTGGGATGGAAGGTGAGTTCAGCTTTGCTAGAGGAGCAtcaatgtacatatatatgtccCCCAGTGGACAGCTGGAAATGTGAAATTGAAACTCAGGCTACAGTTTGAAATACAGACTTGGGACTCATTAGCTTAAAGGAAATGGTGGAAAGCGTGGGAGGGAAAATGAATACCAAGGGGGAGCATAAAGAGAAGACGGCCAAGGACAGGACACTGGAGGGAAGGTGGTCTACTCGTAGGTGAGAGAAGATGAGCCAGAATCGAAATAGTCAGTGAGGTCAGGGAAGAGGCAGAAGACTTAGTAGCATAAAAAGCTGGACAAGAGAGAGTTTCAAGAAAGGAAGGGTCAGGTAATATCCATGGAAAGAGAGAAGTGAGGAAGATGAGAATTGAGCAGGAAAAATTAAACGTGGTAGGTAAGTGTTCATTGGTGACCTTCACAAGAATGGTCTTAGAACTGTGAGTTGCTGGAATGTATTCTATTTGTAAATCTAGAGTTTGTTTGGGGCCTATTAAGTGttctggatttttctgtttctttaaaataacagaTAATGAaggatgatgtgtgtgtgtgagagagagacagagacagagagagagagagagacagagatacagaATATGTGTATCTTGTGACCAAGGAACTGTTTTATATGATAAGTGATAAAattatttaagtaaaatatacCTTGAGCTCACATTTCATTAATAATAGAAACACTAATTCAGCCAAAAAAGGAAATCTCCAGAATTTTACATTAGTCAATAAACAAAACTTCTACCCAAATTAAAGCCTTATTCCTCGGCCCCATTGCATTACATGAAGCAATAACAACAATATACAGCGTTGGCCAAAACGTTCgctcgggtttttccataacgtCTTATATAAACAAGTGCTGAACTGCTGTGCATACCTCAGACCATACTTAAGACTGtcgtctttttctcttcttttcagcATAGAAGACTGAACTATGATAGCAACTGGTGGAGTGATAACAGGCCTGGCCGCCTTGAAGAGGCAAGACTCCGCCAGATCACAGCATCATGTCAACCTCAGCCCGTCGCCTGCCGCCCAGGAGAAGAAACCGGCCAGGCGTCGACCTCGGGCCGATGTCGTGGTTGTTCGCGGCAAAATCCGGCTTTATTCCCCATCTGGTTTCTTCCTCATTTTAGGAGTCCTTATCTCCATTGTAGGAATCGCAATGGCAGTCCTTGGATATTGGCCTCAAAAAGAACGTTTTATCGATGCTGAGACGACATTGTCAACAAACGAAACTCAGGTCATCCGGAGCCAAGGTGGTGTGGTGGTTCGCTTCTTTGAGCAGCATTTGCATTCCGATAACATGAAAATGCTTGGCCCTTTCACAATGGGGAttggcattttcattttcatttgtgctAACGCCATTCTTCACGAGAACCgtgacaaagaaacaaaagtcatACACATGAGGGATATCTATTCCACAGTCATCGACATCCACACGCTAAGAATCAAGGAGCAAAAGCATATGAATGGCATCTACCCTGGTCTAATGGGGGAAACGGAAGTAAAACAGAATGGGAACTCCTGTGCCTCGAGACTGGCAGCAAATACCATTGCTTCTTTTTCAGGTTTTAGGAGCAGTTTTCGGATGGACAGCTCTGTGGAGGAGGACGAGCTGGTGAGAAATGAAAGTAAGAGTTTTGGACATCTTATGCCACCTTTGCTCTCTGACAGCTCTAACTCTGTTTGTGGCCTCTATCCACCTCCTTCCCAGACAACTGATGATAAGACCAGTGGCCCTAAGAAATGTGAAACCAAGTCAATTGTGTCATCGTCCATCAGTACTTTTACATTGCCCGTGATCAAACTTAATAATTGCGTTATTGATGAGCCCAGTATAGATAACATCACTGAGGATGCTGACAACCTCAAAAGTAGGTCGAGGAATTTGTCAATGGACTCCCTTATGGTCCCTTTGCCCAATACCAGTCAGTCCTTCCAGCCAGTCAGTATGATGCTCCCAAGGAATAATTCCGTTGGGGAGTCACTGTCAAGTCAGTACAAGTCCTCTGTGGCCCTTGGACCTGGGGCTGGACAGCTCTTGTCTCCTGGGGATGCTAGAAGACAGTTTGGGTCCAACACATCCTTGCATTTGCTCTCGTCACACTCGAAATCCTTAGACTTAGACCGGGGTCACTCCACCTTAACCGTTCAGGCAGAACAACGGAAACATCCAAGTTGGCCTCGGTTGGATCGAAGCAACAGCAAAGGATACATGAAACTAGAGAACAAAGAGGACCCGATGGAGAGGCTGCTTGTACCCCAGGCTGCAGTCAAGAAAGACTTTACCAATAAGGAGAAGCTTCTTATGATTTCAAGGTCTCACAACAATTTGAGTTTCGAACATGATGAGTTTTTGAGTAACAACTTGAAGCGGGGAACTTCTGAAACAAGGTTTTAATGTTGAAAAAAGATCTTATTTTACAAGGCTATATATTCTAAACCTATTTTCACCAGTGTTCCCTTGTTAAAGCCTTGGATATAAGCCTTTTTAACCAAATGGTTTGTAGTGTATTAGACCTGGCTGCTTAATTCTGTAATGGAGATGGTTATATGTTTGGATTACTTAGGATTGCAGTACTCTATATTACTGCATATGAATTAATTCTTTTCCGTTCCCTTGAGCGCATGGGTTCTTTCATTAATATGAATACAAAATACTTCCATCCAAATTAAAGTTCctattctttactttaaagttcTTTCACGGATGGTCATATTCATGGAGCAAAGTGTCCAGTTTAGAAGAGGCAGGGTACCAAAGTGTAGACTAGAAGTGCCAAATTCAATGCCAATCTTAGGTGTCATTTTCTGAAGATTTGCTTTTATATAGGATtggttaaattatttaaaaggaaaaagatctAGCTTCTGTGCAAGCTAAATAATGTGAATCGGGTAAATTGGCTTAGTACTGAGTAGCTAATTGACAAGAATTGGTTGAGTTTGGTTGTGACTAGTACCCTGAGCTCTAGGTAGGCAGTATTTTTTTCAACATCAGTTCTATTTTAGTGATATTTTATTAAGAAACCATGTATTCAAGAGCCATGGCTGAGAATGCCAGATATTCTTAGGGGTAAATATCAAAATGCTCAGCTATAACTTTAGATATTCAGAATCAAAATTTCTTTGCAACTGACttgaaaaatgaatgaaccaatTTAGTGTTTAGAAGTGCTATCTTGAAATAATTACATATATGAAGAAAAGATTGactaatgaataaaaatacatgCTAGTTAATGCTAACTAGTCTCAGTACCTTTTCCTAGCCGTCTCTCTTATCATCTAAGATCCACTCACTCCCACATCCTTGTTTTCCCCCAATATCTTTTAGATCCTGTTATTTGGAAGATAATCAGCTAACCTtgacatttcttttatctttgcaTATCACTAAGTTGGTGGTTGAAGAAAATTTAGTCCTTGATACATTGCCTTGACATTTACCTTATGCTAGAAAGCCGTATGGTAACTCTGAAGACTTTCTTATGGTGTAATAGATATTTTGGATTGTGGTTCTCAGTTATtgaagataataaatattaaaatgcattttccatcagaaaattttcatgttttccaTTAAGGTAACCTAATTTTACAAAATTGTTTGACGGAACACTCAGGAAATTTTACAAGTTTTTCCCAATGCATACACATTTCTGAACATCAGTATTGCAGTTGTtgtggaagaggagaaggaagatatCTTTGTATTTGTAGCTCCCCACAACTCCACCTTGTATTAGCATCACGAGCTTCCTTGGACTGAGGCACAGTATTACTTGTTAGAACATCAAGCCTGTGTATTGTAATGGAGTGGGCTTAATACTTTACAATAAAGCATTTAATAAACCTCCAGTCTTAATACTAGTGTGTGTTCTTCatacatttctattattttttgaataaaatacatttctgttcaaAGTACCATTTTTCAAACTTTCAGATACGTTGTACTGAAGGGGCTTGATACCCTAGCGTCTGCATTGGGTGctctggcttttttcttttgcttctattAGGTTAAAgagctaggtccatccacctgttGTATTGAgctattttcatattttgttatttggacgtgatggttaattttatgtgtcaagttgactgggctaagggatgtcCAGATTTCTAGGTGTGTCTGTTAGGGTGTCTCCCGAAGAGACTAGCATTTCAGTTGGTAGATAATTGCCCTCGCCGATGCAGGTGGATCTAATCCAATCCACTGAAGGCCTGAACaggacaaaaaggcagaggaaggatgaATTCCCTCCCTCTACTTGAGCTGGGGCATCCACTTTCTCCTGCCCTAGGACATCAGTGCTCCTGGTcttcaggcctttggactcagactgggacTTATGCCATTGGCTCCCTTGGTTTTTTGGTCTTTGAGTTTGGGCTAGAACTACCACTTGCTTTCCTGGGCCTCTCTAGCTTGCAGGCAGATGGCAGAGAGTAGGATTTCTTGGCTCCAGAGCCAatccttcaaaataaatatatgtgtgtgtgtatatatatataaatgtctatctacctatctatctatctatcatctatctatctatctatctatctatctatctatctatcgatctgtctatctatctgatCTTCTATTCGTTTagtttctctggagaacgctAATACACTTAGGAtgattttcacttaaaatttcaTTGACTTTCAGGAAGATAACCAGATACATAGCATCTAGCAAATGTCAGTGATACTCCCAGATCTGAAAACAATGGCTCACAACACCCCTGATGTGACAAATGACTAAAGCCATATAATTTGTTCAGCTCACCCCTGAAAGAGCTCTAGCAATTTGAAGAGGATTAAACAGCATGGGTCTTGGAAGATTTGAATAAAGGAATTGGGAGCTCAAAGCAGAGATTTCTGTTCAGCCTCCACTCCATCAAAAAGCCTGAGTTTTTACTTACCAGACAAACCAAGtttattaaacaataaataattttcttattttaaattaatcaaagaCATGTTGCTAAGTAAAATTTTAGACGCACATGAAATAGCTGATGTCGCCGTATTGACTTGATGTAATTCCACCCCAAAGCAATGGAGCCTGGAATTTTAGTTAGACTCTATTTTGTGCATTTCCCTTAGGCTTTTATAAATATTGCAGATTACTTATAAACTCCATTTCTTCCTCTGGGAAACCCCAGGAATCTGGACCATGAACTAGCTGCCTCTAGTCCAAAGAGTTTCTAAGGCCTGTGGCCTATCCGGGGTATATTAGTTTGCTCAGGCTACcatacaaaataccacagattgggtggcttaaacaatagaaatttattttctccaggTCTGAAATGCAAGATCAAGGTATTTGGCTTGTCCTGAGGCCtgtcttcttggcttgcagaagCTACTCTCTCACTGTGTGTCTCTGGTGTATCTTTGCCTTATGACCACACCAGTCATGCTGGATTCAGGCCCTACCCTAGAGGCCTTATTTCACCTTAATTACCTTTtaaaaggccctatctccaaatagggttac
It includes:
- the TMEM200A gene encoding transmembrane protein 200A, which translates into the protein MIATGGVITGLAALKRQDSARSQHHVNLSPSPAAQEKKPARRRPRADVVVVRGKIRLYSPSGFFLILGVLISIVGIAMAVLGYWPQKERFIDAETTLSTNETQVIRSQGGVVVRFFEQHLHSDNMKMLGPFTMGIGIFIFICANAILHENRDKETKVIHMRDIYSTVIDIHTLRIKEQKHMNGIYPGLMGETEVKQNGNSCASRLAANTIASFSGFRSSFRMDSSVEEDELVRNESKSFGHLMPPLLSDSSNSVCGLYPPPSQTTDDKTSGPKKCETKSIVSSSISTFTLPVIKLNNCVIDEPSIDNITEDADNLKSRSRNLSMDSLMVPLPNTSQSFQPVSMMLPRNNSVGESLSSQYKSSVALGPGAGQLLSPGDARRQFGSNTSLHLLSSHSKSLDLDRGHSTLTVQAEQRKHPSWPRLDRSNSKGYMKLENKEDPMERLLVPQAAVKKDFTNKEKLLMISRSHNNLSFEHDEFLSNNLKRGTSETRF